In Malus sylvestris chromosome 15, drMalSylv7.2, whole genome shotgun sequence, a single genomic region encodes these proteins:
- the LOC126602468 gene encoding protein CONTINUOUS VASCULAR RING 1-like, whose protein sequence is MGDEKSSSSIVMASRDREPRDRELLIPVADSGDEDASSKPSSSSSSSHHTGRETFSKVVRSWASKKFMTGCVILFPIAITFYITWWFIHFVDGFFSPIYAQLGINIFGLGFVTSITFIFLVGVFMSSWLGASVLGLGEWFIKRMPFVRHIYNASKQISSAISPDQNTQAFKEVAIIRHPRIGEYAFGFITSSVVLQSYSGDEELCCVYVPTNHLYIGDVFLVNTKDVIRPNLSVREGIEIVVSGGMSMPQILSTLDSRIVPLER, encoded by the exons ATGGGCGATGAGAAGTCGTCGTCATCGATTGTAATGGCGAGCAGAGACAGAGAACCGCGAGATCGCGAGCTTCTCATTCCCGTGGCGGACTCCGGCGACGAGGATGCATCGTCCAAACCCTCCTCTTCGTCCTCCTCCTCCCACCACACCGGCCGCGAG ACGTTTTCCAAAGTTGTTAGAAGTTGGGCATCAAAAAAGTTCATGACAGGATG TGTGATCCTATTTCCAATAGCGATCACTTTCTATATCACATGGTGGTTCATTCACTTTGTGGATGGCTTCTTCTCTCCAATCTATGCTCAACTTGGAATCAACATTTTTG GTCTTGGATTTGTAACTTCCATAACATTCATATTTCTCGTTGGGGTGTTCATGTCATCATGGTTGGGTGCATCTGTCCTGGGCCTTGGTGAGTGGTTTATCAAAAGAATGCCGTTTGTTCGTCATATCTACAATGCCTCCAAGCAGATTAGTTCTGCCATATCCCCGG ATCAAAACACACAAGCTTTCAAGGAAGTGGCTATAATAAGGCATCCACGTATTGGTGAATATGCATTCGGGTTCATCACTTCATCCGTTGTCCTACAG AGTTATTCTGGAGATGAGGAGTTGTGCTGTGTTTATGTTCCCACGAACCATCTTTACATTGGTGATGTATTCCTGGTCAACACCAAGGATGTTATCAGACCAAATTTATCCGTACGGGAGGGAATTG AAATCGTTGTGTCTGGAGGCATGTCAATGCCCCAGATCCTGTCAACGCTTGATTCGCGGATCGTGCCACTGGAAAGATGA
- the LOC126602466 gene encoding uncharacterized protein LOC126602466 encodes MTHAKSDSDVTSLSPSSPRSPKRPVYYVQSPSRDSNDGDKSSTVQATPAFNSPMESPSHPSYGHHSRASSSSRVSGPFRSSNSGQKGARKRNDKGWPECNVIEEDGDYGGLYGNKGIPRRCQICVALFGFVVIFSVFCLILWGASRPYKARVSVKSLAVHNFYFGEGSDMTGVPTKMLTMNCSVRMTVYNPATFFGIHVSSTPIKLMYSEIAVATGQLKKYYQPRKSYRNVTVNLQGIKVPLYGAGASLAVSDNNGGVPMMLVFEVRSQGNVVGRLVRSKHRRHVSCTMEVGSHSSTPINLKTSSCTYK; translated from the exons ATGACGCACGCGAAATCTGACTCAGACGTGACGAGCCTATCCCCATCATCACCCAGATCACCCAAGCGCCCGGTGTACTACGTTCAAAGCCCCTCCAGGGACTCCAACGATGGCGATAAATCCTCCACAGTGCAAGCCACCCCCGCCTTCAACAGCCCCATGGAGTCCCCCTCCCACCCCTCCTACGGCCACCACTCCCGGGCCTCCTCCTCCAGTCGGGTCTCGGGCCCTTTCCGGTCCTCCAATTCCGGTCAGAAGGGTGCCCGGAAGCGCAACGACAAGGGGTGGCCGGAGTGCAATGTGATCGAGGAGGATGGAGATTATGGAGGGCTTTATGGGAATAAAGGGATTCCGAGAAGGTGCCAGATTTGTGTTGCTCTGTTCggatttgttgtgattttctctgTTTTTTGCTTAATTCTTTGGGGAGCTAGCAGGCCGTACAAGGCAAGGGTTTCTGTTAAG AGCTTGGCTGTCCATAATTTTTATTTCGGGGAAGGATCGGACATGACTGGTGTGCCTACAAAGATGCTGACAATGAACTGTTCAGTGAGGATGACTGTGTACAACCCAGCTACGTTCTTCGGTATCCATGTCAGCTCCACGCCGATTAAACTGATGTATTCAGAGATCGCAGTTGCAACTGGTCAG TTGAAGAAATACTACCAACCAAGAAAGAGTTACCGGAATGTGACTGTGAACCTCCAAGGGATCAAGGTTCCTTTATACGGGGCTGGGGCAAGCTTAGCAGTATCTGATAACAACGGAGGAGTTCCCATGATGCTCGTGTTTGAAGTCCGGTCGCAAGGGAATGTGGTGGGGAGGCTGGTGAGATCAAAGCACCGAAGGCACGTATCTTGCACCATGGAAGTCGGCTCTCATAGTAGCACACCCATCAACTTAAAAACGAGTTCATGTACTTATAAATGA